The DNA segment AGATTAGTTTGTAAAAGCCATCTTTGTTATTTATCTGAGCATAAGCCATTAACGCACCCACTAAAAAGCCCTCGTCTTCATTTATGGAGTAAATTTCCTCATAAAGTGGTGCCAGTTTTTCGTTATTTACGCTTCTTAAATAAAGGTCAGCTAGGAACATACACACGTCTATGGTGCACCCGCCGTTTTTATCCTTAAAGTCGTTTAGGTACTCTATCACTTTTGTGGTGTTTTCTTTTCTTAGTATCAGTGCTTTAGCTAGATTAATCACGTTTTTTTCGCTACTATTTAGCTCGTAAGCCTTTTTAAAATTAAGAGCCGCCTCTTTGTCATTTTTTTCAAAAAACTCAAGATTGCCAAGCATCATATAGTTTTTTGCGTTTTCTTCATTTTTTATAAGGTTTTTTAATATTTCCCTAGCCTCTTGCATTTTACCATCGCTTAAAAGGACAGCAACCCTCGCTCTATCGTAATCTGGGTCATCTTTTAGATATTTTGCACCAAATTTTATAACTCTTCTTATCTCACTCATATCATTTGACATAAAAGCTACGTTTATCGCCTCCTTGATATACGCTTTTTGCTTTGTTTTTGAGTAGAGTTTTTCATAAATTGATATGCTTTGTTTGAAATTTCCACTTTGTAAGTGATTTAGAGCTTTTAAAATTTCTAAATTTTCACTACTCTGACTAGCATTAGCACCGCTTAAAAAGGTTGTTAGGATAGATATAACTATAAAAATTTTACGCCAATACATTCTTCTTTTAACTCCTGTAAATTTGTTTTAAAATGCTCCCAAAATGGAAAACTCCTGCACTGAGCTGGACGAAACTCGTAAATACTGCAATTTTTAGCCTCTTTATCAAAAAACACACAGGCAAATCCGTCCTTGTATGATGTCTCTTTTATGCTAAATTTCCCCTTATAGGTAAATAAAAATTTATCTTTAAACTCTTGCTCATCAAATTCAAGATACTCACAAAGTGCCTTTATCTCGCCATCATTTATCCAAATTATACCACTCTCTCCAGTGCAACACTTTCCGCCACACTCATCGCAAAAACTAGGGTCAAAAACCCACTCAAAGCCATCTTGCTTTAGCATTTATACTCCGTGCTTATGGTGTTTGCCCTGGCATAAATTTGCTTTGCTTCCTCGCTATCTCTACCTTGAAATTTCAAAATAAGCGGAGGATTTATGTCACAAGGCGATTTTGAGTTTTTCTTAGCCATTATAAGGGCTAGTTTCGCACTACTTTTTTCCTTAGGATGGATAAATTTAATGGCTGTCGGATTTAGTTTTGCATTTTTTAAACAGACTAAAATTTCTGCTAAGCTACCTGCTTCGTAGCAAAAGCATATTGCTCCATTTGGCTTTAAGTGCGAGTTTGCGACGTTTATGAAGGACTCAAGCCTTAAGTTGCTGCAATATCTGCTTTTAAATATATGCTCGTTTTGGCTCTCTTTTACGCCATCGTGATAGTATGGTGGATTTGAAACGATTAGCTCAAATCTCTCATCGCTTT comes from the Campylobacter mucosalis genome and includes:
- a CDS encoding YkgJ family cysteine cluster protein, with the translated sequence MLKQDGFEWVFDPSFCDECGGKCCTGESGIIWINDGEIKALCEYLEFDEQEFKDKFLFTYKGKFSIKETSYKDGFACVFFDKEAKNCSIYEFRPAQCRSFPFWEHFKTNLQELKEECIGVKFL
- a CDS encoding tRNA1(Val) (adenine(37)-N6)-methyltransferase, with amino-acid sequence MRLAQLKDGYRYNSDTLMLYDFVLQNFSNLKGNVLDVGCGCGILGLLLKRDFKDINLLGIDIQDINVEISNFNALANGIEAKFIALNFTDFKSDERFELIVSNPPYYHDGVKESQNEHIFKSRYCSNLRLESFINVANSHLKPNGAICFCYEAGSLAEILVCLKNAKLNPTAIKFIHPKEKSSAKLALIMAKKNSKSPCDINPPLILKFQGRDSEEAKQIYARANTISTEYKC
- a CDS encoding tetratricopeptide repeat protein → MYWRKIFIVISILTTFLSGANASQSSENLEILKALNHLQSGNFKQSISIYEKLYSKTKQKAYIKEAINVAFMSNDMSEIRRVIKFGAKYLKDDPDYDRARVAVLLSDGKMQEAREILKNLIKNEENAKNYMMLGNLEFFEKNDKEAALNFKKAYELNSSEKNVINLAKALILRKENTTKVIEYLNDFKDKNGGCTIDVCMFLADLYLRSVNNEKLAPLYEEIYSINEDEGFLVGALMAYAQINNKDGFYKLISSHKFDDEILLQAYAQFKDYQNAYDTASRLLQSTQEPKFGAFMAIYAYEKALPKPDKKTLEHALDLFEKYALKSNEALFLNYYGYLLIDENIDYKKGIELVKKALAIEPNSPYYIDSLAWGYYKLGDCKLAKEYMQKANSFEEFKNEIELLEHTKAIDECLKKGAK